A single genomic interval of Calypte anna isolate BGI_N300 chromosome 3, bCalAnn1_v1.p, whole genome shotgun sequence harbors:
- the LOC103527993 gene encoding toll-like receptor 2, which yields MKILIGSLRFYFICFSFSRANGFITRRTSTVHAPLFYDYSYLNLSSVTEAQAPKTARALNFSHNIIRKINKRDLEGFDSLEVLDLSYNLIKDVEPGVFESLLSLVSVNLSFNDKTLLVSSLPPHLEPLPTSKTSGSSELYEYFDKASEAALAPSAPTEKLLHLRGPSILQSGNPRLRRSTENLLRRGEKNVTVSPPMTTPRPDSCAVPINGILNLSHSKLSEDELMVKLDEDLCQAQLDSILELDISHSGLEMDLLSLSVLLFHMKNVLSVDASYNNITINILDVEKICQFPFSKLLVLNISNNPINSLDTLCLPTTIKVIDLSFTNISQIPKNFAKKMINLEHMYIQGNHFIYTAYPTIAGAVPTYPPGTVHINAISFVRNEMGTPIKSLPKKVNHLKMSNCSIVELPEWFADTMEELLFLDLSNNRISVLPDLPTSLQHLDISNSDIKVIPPRFKSVSNLTVFNIQNNKITDMHPENFPLTLTKCDISKNRLNLLSLTNALEKLEYLNVSGNLITRLEPTSQLSALTNLDSSHNLISELPDYFGKSLPVLKYFNLSGNKISFLQRGSLPASLIELDISDNAITTIVEDTFGQLMSLSILNVQGKHFFCNCDLYWFVNVYMHNPHLQINGRGHLRCSFPQDRRGWLVESSNLTLLQCSLGIQMAITACVAILIVLVLTGLCWKFDGLWYVRMGWYWCMAKRKQYEKRPENKPFDAFISYSEQDANWTKDNLLAKLENDGFKICYHERDFKPGHPILGNIFYCIENSHKVLFVLSPSFVNSCWCQYELYFAEHRVLNENQDSLIMIVLEDLPPDSVPQKFSKLRKLLKRKTYLKWSPEEHKQKMFWHQLAAVLRTTNEPLVKAENGGTEERYEME from the coding sequence aTGAAGATCCTTATTGGAAGCCTTCGTTTCTACTTCATTTGTTTCTCATTCAGTAGAGCAAATGGCTTCATAACTCGGAGAACATCTACAGTCCATGCCCCTCTGTTTTACGACTACTCCTATTTAAACCTCTCTTCAGTAACGGAAGCACAAGCTCCAAAAACAGCAAGAGCTCTCAATTTCTCTCATAacataattagaaaaataaacaagagagATTTGGAAGGTTTTGACTCCCTGGAAGTATTAGACCTTTCCTACAATCTGATTAAGGATGTTGAACCTGGTGTGTTTGAGAGTCTCCTCAGCCTCGTTTCTGTGAATTTGTCATTTAATGATAAGACACTTCTTGTATCAAGTCTTCCACCTCACCTGGAGCCCTTACCCACAAGCAAAACCTCAGGGTCTTCAGAGCTCTATGAGTATTTTGACAAAGCCTCAGAGGCTGCTCTGGCGCCCTCTGCACCCACCGAGAAGCTGCTGCATTTGAGAGGTCCATCTATCTTGCAAAGTGGTAATCCGAGGCTCAGGCGAAGCACAGAGAATCTTCTCcgaagaggagagaaaaatgtaacAGTCTCTCCTCCCATGACCACACCAAGGCCTGATTCCTGCGCAGTACCAATAAATGGGATACTCAATCTGTCCCACAGCAAACTGTCTGAGGATGAGCTGATGGTGAAATTGGATGAGGACCTTTGCCAAGCTCAGCTGGACAGTATTTTGGAACTTGATATTAGTCACAGTGGCCTGGAAATGGATCTTCTGTCACTGTCCGTCCTgctttttcacatgaaaaacGTGCTGTCTGTTGATGCCAGTTACAACAATATAACAATTAACATTCTAGATGTTGAGAAGATCTGCCAGTTCCCCTTCAGCAagcttctggttttaaatattaGCAACAATCCCATAAACAGCTTGGATACACTCTGTCTCCCAACAACCATCAAGGTCATTGATTTGTCCTTCACCAACATAAGTCAAATACCAAAaaattttgctaaaaaaatGATTAACTTAGAACACATGTACATTCAGGGAAATCACTTCATATATACCGCATATCCAACAATTGCTGGCGCAGTTCCAACGTACCCCCCTGGAACTGTACATATTAATGCCATTTCCTTTGTCAGGAACGAGATGGGTACACCCATTAAAAGCCTCCCAAAGAAAGTGAATCACCTTAAAATGTCTAACTGCTCCATTGTAGAATTGCCAGAGTGGTTTGCTGACACAATGgaagaattattatttctggATCTCAGCAACAACCGGATTTCTGTGCTTCCTGACTTACCTACCTCCTTGCAGCACCTCGACATAAGTAACAGTGATATTAAAGTAATTCCCCCCAGATTTAAATCTGTCTCCAACTTAACAGTATTTAATATtcagaataataaaattacagaTATGCATCCCGAGAACTTCCCATTGACTTTAACAAAATGTGATATCAGTAAAAATAGGTTGAACCTGTTGTCATTAACCAACGCTCTGGAGAAACTCGAGTATCTGAATGTTTCCGGAAACCTGATCACCAGACTGGAACCCACCAGCCAACTCTCTGCACTCACTAACCTGGACAGCAGTCACAACCTCATTTCAGAACTCCCTGACTACTTTGGGAAATCTCTTCCAGTGCTGAAATACTTTAATTTATCAGGAAATAAGATCTCCTTCCTGCAGCGTggctccctcccagcctctcTGATTGAGTTAGACATCAGCGACAATGCTATTACCACCATAGTGGAGGACACTTTTGGCCAGTTAATGAGTCTGAGCATTTTGAACGTTCAAggtaaacatttcttttgtaaCTGCGACTTGTACTGGTTTGTGAATGTATATATGCACAACCCCCATTTGCAGATAAATGGCAGAGGGCATCTCAGGTGCAGCTTCCCACAAGACAGAAGGGGCTGGCTGGTGGAGAGCAGCAACCTCACGCTGCTACAGTGCTCCCTGGGCATCCAGATGGCCATTACAGCCTGTGTTGCCATCCTGATCGTCTTGGTGTTAACAGGCTTGTGCTGGAAGTTTGATGGGCTGTGGTACGTGCGGATGGGTTGGTACTGGTGTATGGCCAAGAGGAAGCAATATGAGAAGAGGCCAGAAAACAAGCCCTTCGATGCCTTCATTTCATACAGTGAACAAGATGCAAACTGGACAAAAGATAATCTGTTGGCAAAACTGGAAAACGATGGATTCAAGATATGTTATCATGAGAGGGATTTCAAACCAGGGCATCCCATACTTGGTAACATTTTCTACTGCATAGAGAACAGCCATAAAGTCCTTTTTGTTCTCTCTCCCAGTTTTGTAAACAGCTGCTGGTGTCAGTATGAACTGTATTTTGCTGAACATCGGGTTCTGAATGAAAACCAAGACTCCCTCATCATGATTGTGCTGGAAGACCTCCCGCCTGACAGTGTGCCACAGAAGTTCAGCAAGCTCAGGAAACtattgaaaaggaaaacctACTTAAAGTGGAGCCCTGAggaacacaaacagaaaatgttctgGCATCAGCTGGCAGCTGTCTTAAGAACAACAAATGAACCCCttgtgaaagcagaaaatggagGCACTGAGGAGAGGTACGAGATGGAATGA
- the ERLEC1 gene encoding endoplasmic reticulum lectin 1 gives MRGCRPRAPSPAPPRALLCGLLAAVVVEVAEGGRTLPQLSDDIPFRVNWPGTEFSLPTTGVLYKEDNYIIMTTVDKEKYKCILPLIASGNEEEEKDYKGPTPGELLEPLFKQSSCSYRIESYWTYEVCHGKHIRQYHEEKETGQKINIQEYYLGNMMIKNPLSEPDREEKENPKESAKEIPTKNIEGQMTPYYPVEMGNGTPCSLRQNLPRSSTVMYICHPEAKHEILSVAEVTTCEYEVVILTPLLCSHPKYRFRASPVNDIFCQSLPGSPLKPHNLEQLEKQQEMMKVPFRRVKEEEMHSTKEEKFSSIHKPVAVGNHQLLTVGTTHISKLTDDQLIKEFLSGSYCFHGGVGWWKYEFCYGKYVHQYHEDKESGKTSVVVGTWSREEHIEWSRKNAARTFYLREDGTQTVRMVSHFYGNGDVCDLTDKPRQVTVKLKCKESDSPHAVTIYMLEPHSCQYILGVESPVICKILDTADEHGLLSVPS, from the exons ATGAGGGGCTGCCGGCCCCGGGCGCCcagcccggccccgccgcgggCGCTGCTTTGTGGGCTGCTGGCGGCggtggtggtggaggtggcGGAGGGCGGCCGCACTTTGCCTCAGCTCAGCGACGACATCCCCTTCAGGGTGAACTGGCCCGGCACCGAGTTCAGCCTG ccTACAACTGGTGTCCTGTACAAAGAGGATAACTACATTATAATGACCACTGtggataaagaaaaatataaatgtatactTCCACTGATAGCCAGTGGCAATGAG gaagaagaaaaggactATAAAGGTCCTACTCCAGGAGAATTGCTGGAACCTCTTTTTAAGCAAAGTAGCTGTTCATATAGA attgaaTCTTACTGGACTTACGAGGTCTGCCATGGAAAACACATCCGTCAATATCACGAGGAGAAGGAAACAGGACAG AAAATTAACATCCAAGAATACTATCTGGGGAATATGATGATAAAGAACCCATTATCAGAACCAG ATcgagaagagaaggaaaatccaAAAGAGAGTGCAAAAGAG aTACCTACAAAAAATATAGAAGGGCAGATGACTCCATACTATCCTGTAGAAATGGGCAATGGCACACCTTGTAGCTTGAGACAAAACCTCCCCAGGTCAAGTACAGTGATGTACATCTGCCATCCAGAAGCTAAACACGAGATCCTTTCAGTAGCAGAAGTTACAACTTGTGAATATGAAGTGGTTATACTGACACCTCTGTTGTGCAGCCATCCTAAGTACAG GTTCAGGGCTTCCCCTGTGAATGACATCTTCTGCCAGTCTCTGCCAGGATCCCCTCTTAAACCCCATAATCTGGAACAGCTggagaaacagcaagaaatgaTGAAGGTGCCTTTTAGAAGGGTTAAGGAG gaagaaatgcattcaacaaaggaagagaaattttcTTCCATTCATAAGCCTGTTGCTGTTGGAAACCATCAGCTATTAACGGTGGGAACAACCCACATCTCCAAACTGACTGATGACCAGCTTATAAAGGAATTTCTTAGTGGCTCCTACTGCTTCCATGGG GGTGTCGGTTGGTGGAAGTATGAATTCTGCTACGGCAAATATGTTCATCAGTATCACGAG gaTAAGGAAAGTGGCAAGACTTCTGTGGTTGTGGGTacctggagcagggaggagcaCATTGAATGGTCCAGGAAGAATGCTGCAAGGACCTTCTACCTTCGAGAAGACGGCACACAGACCGTTCG GATGGTGTCTCATTTCTATGGAAACGGAGATGTTTGTGACCTAACAGACAAGCCAAGGCAGGTGACTGTGAAATTGAA ATGTAAAGAATCGGATTCCCCCCATGCTGTGACCATATACATGTTAGAACCTCACTCTTGCCAATACATCCTTGGG GTGGAGTCTCCGGTCATCTGCAAAATTTTGGACACAGCAGATGAACATGGGCTCCTCTCTGTGCCCAGCtaa